The DNA window TGGCGCGGTGATTTGTGGATGAGCTAGGCAAGGCCTACGCCCGCTGCGAAACCATCGCTGCGGCGCACTATGAGAATTTCCGGATTGGGTCATGGCTGATGCCCCGCGGAAATCGTCGTCATCTCGCGGCTCTCTATGCGTTCGCTCGCGGAGCTGACGACCTGGCAGATGAGCCGGATGCCCCGGTGGACCGCCTTGGTGCCCTGAATCGATGGGAAGATGAGTTGGATCGAGCAATCGCAGGGGAGAGCGACGAACCCGTGTTCGTGGCGACCGCCCATACCTTGCAGGTGAAGGATCTGGATATTTCCCACCTGCGCGATTTGTTGCGCGCCTTCCGCTACGATGCGGCCTTCGTCCCTTACGCGGATTATCAGGCCCTTCGTGCTTACTGCGGGAACTCGGCCAATCCGGTCGGCCGACTCGTCTTGCGATTATTTGATGTCCGCGATTCAACAGCTGATGCTCTGTCCGACGAAGTTTGTACCGGCTTGCAGTTGGCGAACTTCTGGCAGGATCTTTCGGTGGATCTGCCCCGCGGTCGAAGCACACTCCCCCTCGCCGATCTGGATGCCTATCCGGGAGCCAGGCTTGCCTTGCAATCGGGAGAGGCCAATCCTGCGTTTCGGGAGTTGATGGAACTGGAGATCGGTCGCACCCGGCGTTCTCTTTTGTGCGGCTACGAACTCGCGTCCATTTTGCCGCGGAGGGCGGCTTTTGAAATTCGATGTTTCACGGGTGCCGGCCTTGCGATTCTGGACAGTATCGCGGCGGGAGTTGAGGATTTATTGAAGCATCGCCCGATTGTTCGGAGTTGGGATCAAATCCGGATTTTCACGGGAGCCTTGTGGCCGCCGCGTGAAATTCGTTCGGCAAAAATTGCCCTCGCAGAGGTAGAAAGATGTTGAGTGAAACAGTAGCAGTCGCGTCTCGAACAGGACTGGAACAGCTGGAATCTGATCTTGCGGTTTGTCGGGATGTTCTCAAGCGGAGTCAATCCAGCTTTCGCTTCGCTTTCCTCTTGCTCCCTCGCACGGAAAGAGATGCCCTGTCCGCGGTTTACGCCTTTTGCCGCGCGGCTGACGATATTGCGGATGAAGCTGGCGCGACCAGCTCGCAAGATCGCCTCGATGCGTGGCGGCGCGAGGTTGACCGGGCCTTCAACGGCCAGCCGGCCCATGCAATCGGCCGAGCTCTCTCATGGGCGATCGCCACATTCGCGCTGCCCCGGCAGCCTTTTGATGATTTGATCGATGGTGTCGTGACGGATCTCACCGTCGATCGCTACGAAACCATCGAGGACCTCGAGCTCTATTGCTACCAAGTGGCGTCGACCGTCGGTCTTCTCTGCGTGCGGATCTTTGGAGTCCCTCTCGGGCAAGCAGACCCCTACGCGATCGCGTTGGGGAAGGCTTTTCAAATAACAAATATTCTCCGCGATATCGGAGAAGATGCAGAACGTGGGCGTATCTATCTGCCGCTCGCAGATCTGCGCGTGCACGGCTGCTCCGAGGAATCAATTCTGGAAAGGCGTCGCACGCCGGAACTCGAAGCCGTGATCCGGATGGAAGTCGCTCGAGCTCGAGAATTTTACGCTCTGGCCGAATCACTGAAGCCGCGCGACCC is part of the Candidatus Binatia bacterium genome and encodes:
- the hpnC gene encoding squalene synthase HpnC, whose protein sequence is MDELGKAYARCETIAAAHYENFRIGSWLMPRGNRRHLAALYAFARGADDLADEPDAPVDRLGALNRWEDELDRAIAGESDEPVFVATAHTLQVKDLDISHLRDLLRAFRYDAAFVPYADYQALRAYCGNSANPVGRLVLRLFDVRDSTADALSDEVCTGLQLANFWQDLSVDLPRGRSTLPLADLDAYPGARLALQSGEANPAFRELMELEIGRTRRSLLCGYELASILPRRAAFEIRCFTGAGLAILDSIAAGVEDLLKHRPIVRSWDQIRIFTGALWPPREIRSAKIALAEVERC
- the hpnD gene encoding presqualene diphosphate synthase HpnD, yielding MLSETVAVASRTGLEQLESDLAVCRDVLKRSQSSFRFAFLLLPRTERDALSAVYAFCRAADDIADEAGATSSQDRLDAWRREVDRAFNGQPAHAIGRALSWAIATFALPRQPFDDLIDGVVTDLTVDRYETIEDLELYCYQVASTVGLLCVRIFGVPLGQADPYAIALGKAFQITNILRDIGEDAERGRIYLPLADLRVHGCSEESILERRRTPELEAVIRMEVARAREFYALAESLKPRDPRFRQALKPAEAMRAVYSALLDRVEAAGTGVLDREVRISKPGRAWRAARTWWAAAPREN